A DNA window from Actinokineospora baliensis contains the following coding sequences:
- a CDS encoding cytochrome P450 translates to MTDLADRQARAQMALWQDHLRAVSDRGDPYALLLRAPEDPYPLYEQVRARGPLHLSGLGVWVTASYRLANKVLRDKRFGVRRADGTKAPEFMPFDNSMLGLDPPEHTRLRKLSVPSLNPRRLQKWLPVAERVCDELIDRILAGRAEFNFMSAFAQQLPLRVIGDLVGIPERHRRLFFQLSRRMAYLLDGVASVEVARDVRAAIAEMTVMFTDIVALRRVEPGDDLISDLLPAVDDGRLAMDELVPLCMFLPLAGTETTVNLIGNAVRALLGAPEQWARFKDDPALAPAVVQETLRYDTPVQQYRRIAHTDVELDGHVVPAGAELAICAGAANRDPEVYSAPDRFDIGRESGPDTLSFSAGIHFCLGAALARIEAEIALVAVARRLPDLRRVGQVRRRDSFIIRGMLQFPVAVG, encoded by the coding sequence ATGACCGACCTCGCGGATCGACAGGCGCGGGCGCAGATGGCGTTGTGGCAGGACCACTTGCGCGCCGTGAGCGACCGCGGCGACCCGTACGCGTTGCTGCTGCGCGCGCCGGAAGACCCGTACCCGCTCTACGAGCAGGTGCGCGCGCGGGGGCCGCTGCACCTGAGCGGACTCGGCGTCTGGGTGACCGCGAGCTACCGGCTGGCCAACAAGGTGTTGCGGGACAAGCGTTTCGGCGTGCGCCGCGCTGACGGCACCAAGGCGCCGGAGTTCATGCCGTTCGACAACTCGATGCTCGGCCTCGACCCGCCGGAGCACACGCGGTTGCGCAAGCTGTCGGTGCCCTCGCTCAACCCGCGTCGGCTGCAGAAGTGGCTGCCGGTCGCCGAGCGGGTGTGCGACGAGCTGATCGACCGGATCCTGGCCGGGCGCGCGGAGTTCAACTTCATGAGCGCCTTCGCCCAGCAGTTGCCGCTGCGGGTGATCGGCGACCTCGTCGGCATCCCCGAGCGGCACCGGCGGCTGTTCTTCCAGCTGAGCAGGCGGATGGCCTACCTGCTCGACGGGGTCGCCTCGGTCGAGGTCGCCAGGGACGTGCGGGCCGCGATCGCCGAGATGACGGTGATGTTCACCGATATCGTCGCGCTGCGCCGGGTCGAGCCGGGCGACGACCTGATCAGCGACCTGCTGCCCGCGGTGGACGACGGTCGGCTGGCGATGGACGAATTGGTGCCGCTGTGCATGTTCCTGCCGCTGGCGGGCACCGAGACCACGGTCAACCTCATCGGCAACGCGGTGCGCGCGCTCCTGGGTGCCCCCGAGCAGTGGGCCCGGTTCAAGGACGACCCCGCGCTCGCGCCCGCTGTCGTGCAGGAGACCCTGCGCTACGACACGCCGGTGCAGCAGTACCGGCGGATCGCGCACACCGACGTCGAACTCGACGGCCACGTCGTGCCCGCTGGCGCGGAACTGGCGATCTGCGCGGGCGCGGCGAACCGGGACCCCGAGGTCTATTCGGCGCCGGACCGTTTCGACATCGGCCGGGAATCCGGCCCGGACACGTTGTCCTTTTCCGCCGGAATCCATTTCTGCCTCGGTGCCGCGCTGGCCAGGATCGAGGCCGAGATCGCGTTGGTCGCGGTGGCGCGGCGGCTGCCGGACCTGCGCCGGGTCGGTCAGGTGCGGCGCCGGGATTCCTTTATTATCAGGGGGATGCTGCAGTTCCCGGTAGCGGTCGGGTAG
- a CDS encoding thioesterase II family protein, whose translation MCFPPEGASATFFLQLAQSIARPVEVLGVQYPGRRDRRHEPSITSVPGLADGVSSELACRADLPIAFLGHGLGAAVAFETAVRAERAGHRPVALFASGAPSPSRLGTAAYVDTGEFTEPTRFPAPTPLATLHGDQRASETYRWRPQDRVSCHILAMIGDTDPAATHADAWSEVTTGWFELQLFSGDRGYLTTFVSTVANTVSERITALCKSASSPAAD comes from the coding sequence GTGTGCTTCCCACCGGAGGGCGCCTCGGCGACGTTCTTCTTGCAGCTGGCCCAATCCATCGCGCGGCCGGTCGAGGTGCTCGGCGTGCAGTACCCGGGCCGCCGCGACCGCCGCCACGAACCGTCGATCACCTCCGTACCCGGCCTCGCCGACGGCGTCAGCTCCGAACTCGCCTGCCGGGCGGACCTGCCGATCGCCTTCCTCGGCCACGGCCTCGGCGCCGCGGTCGCCTTCGAGACCGCCGTGCGCGCCGAACGCGCGGGCCACCGCCCCGTGGCCCTGTTCGCCTCCGGCGCCCCGAGCCCGTCGCGCCTCGGTACCGCCGCCTACGTCGACACCGGCGAGTTCACCGAACCCACCCGGTTCCCCGCCCCCACCCCCCTGGCCACCCTGCACGGCGACCAGCGCGCCAGCGAAACCTACCGCTGGCGCCCCCAAGACCGCGTCTCCTGCCACATCCTCGCCATGATCGGCGACACCGACCCGGCCGCCACCCACGCCGACGCGTGGAGTGAAGTCACCACCGGCTGGTTCGAACTCCAACTCTTCTCCGGCGACCGCGGCTACCTGACGACGTTCGTGTCCACAGTGGCCAATACGGTGTCGGAGCGCATCACCGCCCTGTGCAAGTCCGCGAGCTCACCGGCAGCGGACTGA
- a CDS encoding helix-turn-helix transcriptional regulator yields MTLVERQSVQRRLVERDNAVEALVGHLAECALGGVRVVAVVGGPASGKTSLLDLFVDRLGASGALLLTASGSREEREIPLGAVRQLESGLPGDGEFTDRVLAEARKRPVVLVVDDVQHVDAASLRLLGQVRERATGLPVLVVVTDWEPLSGELTTHADHRLRLGLLTEHGVAEFLRARTGDDSAAPAYHRATGGNPLLLHAMLADNQDDPAAAEPGFAFRQAVVACLHRWEPRLLAVARALAVLGSWSSPAAIAELTDQTETAAARLTGVLTSAGVLVGWRLRHDAVRSAVLDGLPPVESARLHLRAARVLHQRRARPVEVARLVVAAGTDLPDWVVPVLRSAALDAIATDRGEFAVRCLQRALPMTSGRVREQTAADLAGAVWRHNPGESPHLSEVDPAVALRFTLWHNDPGKVHDDVGMALANEWIRGTSPSVRVTRSWERAAAALVPGLVRGALPDVVADAERVLHGCPLGDRTLEVLASAVTALLMADRVDLAERWCADLVGEAERRRATTWSALLGAVRAEVELRQGAIRTARDTARRSLALLPARSWGVLIGLPLSTMIAADTAMGNAESAALREVVPDGMTGTVVGARYLRARGHHYLASDRVLAAIADFQACGRVLAAAGVDLPALVPWRTDLAEAHLRLGRGRAAAHLARAQADLPAAAARHTRARSMRIIALAGHHPVRLLHEVAESFRATGDRYAAAVALAELSSAIATRGDAGRARRIAKTAADEATACGVRGLLDRVPARRPDHTDHAASTLSDAEHRVATLAALGHTNREIAHKLYITISTVEQHLTKIYRKLGVRKRSDLPAGLAIHTGRTTELNRTPTM; encoded by the coding sequence ATGACACTGGTCGAACGCCAGTCGGTCCAACGGCGGCTGGTCGAACGCGACAACGCGGTCGAGGCGTTGGTGGGCCACCTCGCCGAGTGCGCGCTGGGCGGGGTGCGGGTGGTCGCCGTCGTCGGCGGGCCCGCCAGCGGCAAGACGAGCCTGCTCGACCTGTTCGTCGACCGCCTCGGCGCCTCCGGGGCACTGCTGCTGACGGCGTCCGGCTCGCGCGAGGAGCGGGAGATCCCCCTCGGCGCGGTGCGGCAGCTCGAGTCCGGTCTCCCCGGCGACGGCGAGTTCACCGACCGGGTGCTCGCCGAAGCCCGGAAGCGGCCAGTGGTGCTGGTTGTCGACGACGTCCAACACGTGGACGCGGCGTCGCTGCGGCTGCTCGGGCAGGTGCGCGAGCGCGCGACCGGGTTACCCGTGCTGGTCGTGGTGACCGACTGGGAGCCCCTATCGGGTGAACTGACCACGCACGCCGACCACCGGCTGCGGCTCGGCCTGCTCACCGAGCACGGCGTCGCCGAGTTCCTGCGCGCCCGCACCGGTGACGACAGCGCGGCCCCCGCGTACCACCGGGCCACCGGCGGCAACCCGCTGCTGCTGCACGCCATGCTCGCCGACAACCAGGACGACCCGGCCGCGGCCGAGCCCGGGTTCGCCTTCCGCCAAGCCGTGGTCGCCTGCCTGCACCGCTGGGAGCCCAGGCTGCTCGCCGTCGCCAGGGCGCTGGCGGTGTTGGGGTCGTGGTCCTCGCCCGCGGCGATCGCGGAGCTGACCGACCAGACCGAGACGGCGGCCGCGCGGCTGACCGGTGTGCTCACCTCCGCGGGGGTGCTGGTCGGTTGGCGGCTGCGCCACGACGCGGTCCGCTCCGCGGTGCTCGACGGCCTGCCGCCGGTCGAATCGGCCCGATTACACCTGCGCGCGGCCCGGGTCCTGCACCAGCGCCGCGCGCGACCGGTCGAGGTGGCCCGGCTCGTGGTCGCCGCGGGCACCGACCTGCCCGACTGGGTGGTCCCGGTGCTGAGGTCGGCCGCGCTGGACGCGATCGCGACCGACCGGGGCGAGTTCGCGGTGCGGTGCCTGCAGCGGGCGCTGCCGATGACCTCGGGCCGCGTCCGCGAGCAGACCGCCGCCGACCTGGCAGGCGCGGTGTGGCGGCACAACCCGGGGGAGAGCCCCCATCTGTCCGAAGTGGACCCCGCGGTGGCGCTGCGGTTCACTTTGTGGCACAACGACCCCGGCAAGGTCCACGACGACGTCGGGATGGCGTTGGCCAACGAGTGGATCCGCGGCACGTCGCCGTCGGTGCGGGTGACGCGGTCCTGGGAACGGGCCGCCGCCGCACTGGTCCCCGGGCTCGTCCGCGGCGCGTTGCCCGACGTCGTCGCCGACGCGGAGCGCGTGCTGCACGGGTGCCCGCTGGGGGACCGGACCCTGGAGGTGCTGGCCTCGGCGGTGACCGCGTTGCTGATGGCCGACCGGGTCGACCTGGCGGAACGCTGGTGCGCGGACCTGGTCGGCGAGGCCGAGCGGCGGCGCGCGACCACGTGGTCGGCGCTGCTGGGCGCGGTGCGCGCCGAGGTCGAACTGCGGCAGGGCGCGATCCGCACCGCGCGGGACACGGCACGGCGCAGCCTGGCCCTGCTGCCCGCCCGGTCGTGGGGCGTGCTGATAGGTCTACCGCTGTCGACGATGATCGCCGCCGACACGGCGATGGGCAACGCCGAGAGCGCCGCGCTGCGCGAGGTGGTCCCCGACGGCATGACCGGCACGGTGGTCGGCGCGCGGTACCTGCGGGCCCGCGGGCACCACTACCTCGCCTCGGACCGCGTGCTCGCCGCCATCGCGGACTTCCAAGCCTGCGGCCGCGTCCTGGCCGCGGCCGGTGTCGACCTGCCCGCACTGGTCCCGTGGCGCACCGACCTCGCCGAAGCCCACCTCCGCCTGGGCCGAGGCCGCGCCGCCGCGCACCTCGCCCGCGCGCAAGCCGACCTGCCCGCCGCGGCCGCCCGCCACACCCGGGCCCGCTCGATGCGGATCATCGCCCTGGCGGGCCACCACCCGGTGCGCCTGCTGCACGAGGTCGCCGAGTCGTTCCGCGCCACCGGCGACCGCTACGCCGCCGCCGTGGCCCTGGCCGAACTCTCCTCCGCCATAGCCACCCGGGGCGACGCGGGCCGAGCCCGCCGAATAGCCAAAACCGCCGCAGACGAAGCGACGGCGTGTGGTGTCCGAGGCCTCTTGGACAGGGTCCCCGCCCGCCGCCCGGACCACACCGACCACGCCGCCTCAACCCTGAGCGACGCCGAACACCGGGTGGCCACGCTGGCCGCGCTCGGCCACACCAACCGGGAGATCGCGCACAAGCTCTACATCACGATCAGCACGGTGGAACAACACCTGACGAAGATCTACCGAAAACTCGGCGTCCGCAAGCGCTCCGACCTCCCAGCAGGCCTGGCCATCCACACCGGACGCACCACCGAACTCAACCGCACACCGACCATGTGA
- a CDS encoding acyl-CoA carboxylase subunit beta: MTVVAGHSRGDSAHTPDPREPRERLARLLDEGSAVDLSDTGPETTAVTAVRGRINGAPVVAYCTDATNRGGSLGAAEADRIIVAIDLAVRLRVPVIGVWHSGGAKLADGVESMDGVGRMFAAMTRASGRIPQLSVVVGPAAGAAAYGPALTDLVIMSTGGRVFVTGPDVVRSVTGEQVDMEGLGGVEAHGRRSGVVHVTVGNEDEAYARARAITTLFTRPGLLDVRAVGAPRQLRDLLPESAKRAYDVRPLVKAVLDDGAFEELQARWAPNIVVGLGRLAGRAIGVIANNPLRKGGCLDSLSAEKASRFVRMCDSFGIPLLVMVDVPGYLPGVGQEWGGVVRRGAKLLHAFAEAAVPRVTLITRKAYGGAYIAMNSRSLGATAVFAWPGAEVAVMGAEAAVGILHRKKLAAVEEPERESLRATLVLEQQRTAGGVDRAMALGVVDEVIEPEQTRARLAKAFAEAPAGRGHHGNIPL; the protein is encoded by the coding sequence ATGACAGTTGTCGCCGGACATTCCCGTGGGGATAGCGCGCACACGCCTGACCCGCGTGAACCGCGAGAGCGGCTGGCGCGGTTGCTCGACGAGGGCAGCGCGGTGGACCTGAGCGACACGGGCCCCGAGACGACCGCGGTGACCGCTGTGCGGGGCCGGATCAACGGTGCCCCGGTGGTCGCCTACTGCACCGACGCGACCAACCGCGGCGGCTCGCTCGGCGCCGCGGAGGCCGACCGCATCATCGTCGCCATCGACCTGGCCGTGCGGCTGCGCGTGCCGGTGATCGGCGTGTGGCACTCCGGCGGCGCCAAGCTCGCCGACGGCGTGGAGTCCATGGACGGGGTCGGGCGGATGTTCGCCGCGATGACCCGCGCGTCCGGCCGGATCCCGCAGCTGTCGGTCGTGGTCGGCCCGGCGGCGGGCGCGGCGGCCTACGGACCCGCGCTCACCGACCTGGTGATCATGTCCACCGGCGGCAGGGTGTTCGTGACCGGCCCGGATGTGGTGCGCAGCGTCACCGGCGAGCAGGTCGACATGGAGGGCCTCGGCGGGGTCGAGGCGCACGGCCGCCGCTCCGGCGTGGTGCACGTGACCGTCGGCAACGAGGACGAGGCCTACGCCAGGGCCCGCGCGATCACCACGCTGTTCACCCGCCCCGGCCTGCTCGACGTGCGCGCGGTCGGCGCGCCGAGGCAGCTGCGGGACCTGCTGCCGGAGTCCGCCAAGCGCGCCTACGACGTGCGGCCGCTGGTCAAGGCCGTCCTCGACGACGGTGCCTTCGAGGAGTTGCAGGCGCGTTGGGCGCCCAACATCGTGGTCGGCCTGGGCAGGCTCGCGGGCCGCGCGATCGGTGTGATCGCGAACAACCCGCTGCGCAAGGGCGGCTGCCTGGACTCGCTGTCGGCGGAGAAGGCCTCGCGGTTCGTGCGGATGTGCGACAGCTTCGGGATCCCGCTGCTGGTCATGGTCGACGTACCCGGGTACCTGCCAGGCGTTGGGCAGGAGTGGGGCGGGGTGGTTCGCCGCGGCGCGAAGCTGCTGCACGCCTTCGCCGAGGCCGCCGTACCTAGGGTCACCCTGATCACGCGTAAGGCCTATGGCGGCGCGTACATCGCGATGAACTCCCGTTCGCTGGGCGCGACCGCGGTGTTCGCCTGGCCGGGGGCCGAGGTCGCGGTGATGGGTGCGGAGGCGGCTGTCGGGATCCTGCACCGCAAGAAGCTCGCCGCCGTCGAGGAGCCGGAGCGGGAGTCGCTGCGGGCCACGCTGGTGCTCGAGCAGCAGCGCACCGCGGGCGGCGTGGACCGGGCGATGGCGTTGGGCGTGGTCGACGAGGTGATCGAGCCCGAGCAGACCCGCGCCCGGCTCGCCAAGGCGTTCGCCGAGGCCCCCGCCGGTCGCGGCCACCATGGCAACATCCCCCTGTAG
- a CDS encoding thioesterase II family protein, whose product MSTDLWLRRFHPAPEAATRLLCLPHAGGSASYFFPVSRALTPSVEVVAVQYPGRQDRRQEPCVETVGELADQIADVLPPYLDKPLTIFGHSMGASVGFELALRLQHRGTVVHGLVVSGRRAPSALRDERIHELDDNGLITEIKRLDGTETQLLDDDEILRMVLPSIRADYKAAETYRRTEGPRLQARVLALTGDSDPKATLAEVDKWAEHTDGGYEREVYPGGHFYLNKHVPAVLDRIRAHINALSTVE is encoded by the coding sequence ATGAGCACGGACCTGTGGCTGCGCCGGTTCCACCCGGCACCGGAGGCGGCCACGCGGCTGTTGTGCCTACCGCACGCGGGTGGGTCTGCCAGCTACTTCTTCCCGGTGTCGCGCGCGCTGACCCCCTCGGTCGAGGTGGTGGCCGTGCAGTACCCGGGGCGCCAGGACCGGCGGCAGGAGCCGTGCGTGGAGACGGTCGGTGAGCTCGCCGACCAGATCGCGGACGTGCTGCCGCCGTACCTGGACAAGCCGCTGACCATCTTCGGGCACAGCATGGGCGCCTCCGTGGGCTTCGAGCTCGCGCTGCGGCTGCAACACCGCGGGACGGTCGTGCACGGTCTGGTCGTGTCCGGTCGCCGCGCCCCGTCCGCGCTGCGCGACGAGCGGATCCACGAACTCGACGACAACGGGCTGATCACCGAGATCAAGCGGCTCGACGGCACCGAGACCCAACTGCTCGACGACGACGAGATCCTGCGCATGGTCCTGCCGTCGATCCGCGCCGACTACAAGGCCGCCGAGACCTATAGGCGCACCGAAGGTCCGCGCCTGCAGGCACGGGTACTGGCGCTGACCGGCGACAGCGACCCGAAGGCGACGTTGGCCGAGGTCGACAAGTGGGCCGAACACACCGACGGCGGGTACGAGCGCGAGGTCTACCCGGGCGGGCACTTCTACCTCAACAAGCACGTGCCCGCGGTGCTCGACCGGATCCGCGCCCACATCAACGCCCTGTCCACAGTGGAGTAG